A stretch of the Cellulomonas sp. WB94 genome encodes the following:
- a CDS encoding histidine kinase: MTRDEVRPLWVEPRALQPPVRVWRDWALVGVFVGLAVLETVLRQDARWFPLGSVEAVALAFTLLWRRTRPLAMIAVGFGVSAVVSVVAVVGHAGGPVAFVSMVYLLLLVYALFRWGSGRAAVIGSLIALASSGLSSALDHALVGDALFGVVVLALPAALGASVRLRATTRLRELDQVRLREREQLARELHDTVAHHVSAMVVRAQAGRVVAAARPGAAVEALEVIEAEGARTLAEMRTMVGVLREPHDAEVAPQRGAADIVRLARPAAGDEPGVEVRSSGDLADLSPSVGAASYRIAQEAVTNATRHARHATGIVVQVAGDWDDVRLTISDDGDPVPAGRPRGGYGIVGMTERATLLGGTLHVGPGPDRGWVVDAVLPRRGPTR, from the coding sequence GTGACGAGAGACGAGGTCCGACCGCTCTGGGTCGAACCTCGGGCCCTTCAGCCGCCGGTCCGCGTGTGGCGCGACTGGGCCCTGGTCGGGGTGTTCGTCGGTCTGGCCGTCCTCGAGACCGTGCTGCGGCAGGACGCCCGCTGGTTCCCGCTGGGCTCCGTGGAGGCCGTGGCTCTGGCGTTCACGCTGCTGTGGCGGCGTACCCGTCCGCTCGCGATGATCGCCGTCGGGTTCGGTGTCTCCGCCGTGGTGAGCGTGGTCGCCGTGGTCGGCCACGCCGGCGGACCGGTCGCCTTCGTCTCGATGGTCTACCTGCTGCTGCTCGTCTACGCGCTGTTCCGCTGGGGTTCAGGCCGTGCTGCGGTCATCGGCTCGCTCATCGCCCTCGCCTCCAGCGGTCTGAGCAGCGCCCTGGACCACGCGCTGGTCGGCGACGCGCTGTTCGGCGTCGTCGTGCTGGCGCTCCCCGCGGCTCTCGGTGCGTCCGTGCGGCTGCGGGCCACGACGCGTCTGCGCGAGCTCGACCAGGTCCGCCTGCGCGAACGCGAGCAGCTGGCCCGCGAGCTGCACGACACCGTGGCGCACCACGTCTCGGCGATGGTGGTCCGCGCGCAGGCCGGACGCGTCGTCGCCGCGGCGCGACCCGGGGCGGCGGTCGAGGCGCTCGAGGTCATCGAGGCGGAAGGCGCCCGCACTCTCGCGGAGATGCGGACGATGGTGGGGGTCCTGCGTGAGCCCCACGATGCCGAGGTGGCGCCGCAGCGCGGCGCGGCCGACATCGTCCGCCTCGCCCGACCGGCGGCGGGCGACGAGCCTGGCGTCGAGGTGCGCTCGTCCGGCGACCTGGCAGACCTCAGCCCGTCGGTCGGAGCAGCGAGCTACCGCATCGCGCAGGAGGCGGTCACCAACGCGACGCGGCACGCCCGCCACGCCACGGGGATCGTCGTCCAGGTCGCCGGTGACTGGGACGACGTCCGCCTCACGATCAGCGACGACGGCGACCCGGTGCCCGCCGGTCGGCCGCGGGGCGGGTACGGCATCGTGGGCATGACTGAACGCGCGACGCTCCTCGGCGGCACGCTCCACGTCGGTCCTGGCCCCGACCGGGGCTGGGTGGTCGACGCGGTGCTCCCGCGGCGGGGGCCGACCCGATGA
- a CDS encoding Gfo/Idh/MocA family oxidoreductase yields MTRLRIGFLSGVRHARQYVDVLAADPRVEIVEVAEEPGVPQWMLDEGRAVADQAGARWSTDPATLLDRAVVDLVVVCSEPTRHAALAIRALEAGVHVLVDKPVSTTLADADLVVAAAERAAGTCSVVNRTHAPALRRARGWVDAGHLGLPSHLDVEFLASGAHFATSVERPELVVDPALSGGGELLNFLGYCVDAVRYLTGLEVEDVYAMAGALFGAGHREHGVEDTSVVSLGLQRGVTATVTLGRVPFAPGTGPTTSSIRILGSHGHAVADDDHPAVVRYSDAGAVTDLDAGRVALDAFLGHVVGRLLDGRAPDYSVADARASMAVIDAAYRAVATRGVAVVHPPTTPRSS; encoded by the coding sequence ATGACCCGGCTGCGGATCGGCTTCCTCAGCGGCGTCCGCCACGCGCGGCAGTACGTCGACGTCCTTGCGGCCGACCCGCGCGTGGAGATCGTCGAGGTCGCCGAGGAGCCCGGCGTCCCGCAGTGGATGCTCGACGAGGGTCGCGCGGTGGCCGACCAGGCCGGTGCACGCTGGTCCACCGACCCCGCGACGCTGCTCGACCGGGCCGTCGTCGACCTCGTCGTCGTCTGCTCCGAGCCCACCCGGCACGCCGCGCTCGCGATCCGGGCGCTCGAGGCGGGCGTGCACGTGCTCGTCGACAAGCCGGTGAGCACGACCCTCGCAGACGCCGACCTGGTCGTGGCCGCGGCCGAGCGCGCCGCCGGCACCTGCTCCGTGGTCAACCGTACGCATGCCCCCGCGCTGCGCCGCGCCCGCGGCTGGGTCGACGCCGGACACCTCGGCCTGCCCAGCCACCTCGACGTCGAGTTCCTCGCGAGCGGCGCCCACTTCGCGACCTCGGTCGAGCGTCCCGAGCTCGTCGTCGACCCCGCGCTGTCCGGCGGCGGGGAGCTGCTCAACTTCCTCGGCTACTGCGTCGACGCGGTGCGCTACCTGACCGGGCTCGAGGTCGAGGACGTCTACGCCATGGCCGGCGCGCTGTTCGGGGCCGGGCACCGCGAGCACGGCGTCGAGGACACCTCCGTCGTGTCGCTCGGGCTGCAGCGCGGCGTGACGGCCACGGTCACGCTCGGCCGGGTCCCGTTCGCGCCCGGGACCGGCCCGACGACCTCGTCGATCCGGATCCTCGGCTCGCACGGGCACGCCGTGGCCGACGACGACCATCCCGCCGTCGTCCGGTACTCCGACGCGGGTGCGGTCACGGACCTCGACGCCGGTCGCGTCGCGCTCGACGCGTTCCTCGGGCACGTCGTCGGGCGCCTGCTCGACGGGCGGGCCCCGGACTACTCGGTCGCCGACGCGCGCGCCTCGATGGCCGTCATCGACGCCGCCTACCGCGCCGTCGCGACCCGCGGGGTCGCCGTCGTCCACCCACCGACAACCCCGAGGAGCAGCTGA
- a CDS encoding DUF4862 family protein, whose amino-acid sequence MSTPRPERPFLGAYALVAGLPADDEAPAYAALAELGIAGIELPVGSADAGSSWFRRTVHPDWDLVVTCIPTVMQRLGKDPAYGLASADPDGRRAALDDVAVARDLARRLADDSGRSRVRAVQVNSAPRGDLASVDAFARSLDELGGWDLAGATVAVEHCDAPRPGRPFSKGFLELTDELTALGGRPAGQFGLTVNWGRSAIEGRSATTPVEHVRAAAEAGLLAGIMFSGVTGSPAATAVWGEPWEDGHMAPRGDDPALAISSESLLGPDEIAETLRAAGPDLGYVGVKVTVRPPDAGVAQRIAVARAALAQVTRALGA is encoded by the coding sequence ATGAGCACCCCACGCCCCGAACGCCCGTTCCTCGGGGCGTATGCCCTGGTCGCAGGCCTGCCCGCCGACGACGAGGCCCCGGCGTACGCGGCCCTCGCCGAGCTCGGCATCGCAGGGATCGAGCTGCCCGTCGGGTCGGCCGACGCCGGCTCGTCGTGGTTCCGCCGCACCGTGCACCCGGACTGGGACCTCGTCGTCACGTGCATCCCGACGGTCATGCAGCGCCTCGGCAAGGACCCGGCCTACGGCCTCGCCTCGGCCGACCCCGACGGCAGGCGCGCGGCCCTCGACGACGTGGCCGTCGCTCGCGACCTGGCGCGGCGCCTCGCGGACGACTCCGGCCGCTCGCGCGTGCGGGCGGTCCAGGTGAACAGCGCGCCGCGGGGCGACCTCGCGTCGGTCGACGCGTTCGCCCGGTCGCTCGACGAGCTCGGCGGCTGGGACCTCGCGGGGGCGACGGTCGCGGTCGAGCACTGCGACGCACCGCGGCCCGGACGCCCGTTCTCCAAGGGCTTCCTCGAGCTGACCGACGAGCTGACCGCGCTCGGTGGGCGCCCTGCCGGGCAGTTCGGGCTCACCGTGAACTGGGGGAGGTCCGCGATCGAGGGCCGGTCGGCGACGACGCCCGTCGAGCACGTCCGGGCGGCGGCCGAGGCCGGGCTGCTCGCCGGCATCATGTTCTCGGGGGTCACGGGGTCGCCCGCCGCGACGGCGGTGTGGGGCGAGCCCTGGGAGGACGGGCACATGGCGCCGCGCGGCGACGACCCGGCGCTCGCGATCTCGTCCGAGTCCCTGCTCGGGCCCGACGAGATCGCCGAGACGCTCCGGGCCGCCGGTCCGGACCTCGGCTACGTCGGCGTCAAGGTGACGGTGCGGCCACCGGACGCGGGTGTGGCGCAGCGGATCGCCGTCGCCCGCGCGGCGCTCGCGCAGGTCACCCGGGCGCTGGGCGCCTGA
- a CDS encoding ROK family protein translates to MTHVVAVDLGGTKTAAALVDHDGAILARATVPTAARQGRAAILDATAGLVAGLVTEAADRGLTVAAVGVGSAGVIDSRTGMVVSATDAILRWAGTSLAGGLGEWLGLRVAVDNDVHAHAIGESWLGACAGRSSALLVAAGTGIGGSHLIGGHPHHGAHSVAGHVGHVTVPEAAGVRCSCGRVGHVEGVASGPGLHALYRSLGGSTDATDARDVVARADDGEAVAVRAVTTAAAALGRAIGGLANVLDPEVVVVGGGLAGAGPAWWAAMEGALRAELITPLVGLPVLPALLGTDAALIGAARLALDLIAVPPAAVPPAAVTPGAPETDRRPA, encoded by the coding sequence ATGACGCACGTCGTCGCGGTCGACCTGGGCGGCACCAAGACCGCCGCCGCGCTCGTCGACCACGACGGCGCGATCCTCGCGCGCGCGACCGTCCCCACCGCGGCGCGCCAGGGCAGGGCGGCGATCCTCGACGCCACCGCGGGTCTCGTGGCGGGCCTCGTCACCGAGGCGGCCGACCGCGGGCTCACGGTGGCGGCCGTCGGGGTCGGTTCGGCCGGGGTCATCGACTCCCGGACCGGCATGGTCGTCTCGGCGACGGACGCCATCCTCCGCTGGGCCGGGACGTCGCTCGCCGGTGGGCTGGGCGAGTGGCTGGGTCTGCGCGTCGCGGTCGACAACGACGTGCACGCGCACGCGATCGGCGAGTCCTGGCTCGGCGCGTGCGCGGGCCGGTCCAGCGCGCTGCTGGTCGCGGCCGGGACCGGCATCGGAGGCAGCCACCTGATCGGTGGGCACCCCCACCACGGCGCGCACTCGGTCGCCGGCCACGTCGGGCACGTCACCGTGCCCGAGGCGGCCGGCGTCCGCTGCAGCTGCGGCCGGGTCGGGCATGTCGAGGGGGTCGCGTCAGGGCCCGGCCTGCACGCGCTCTACCGGAGCCTCGGCGGCTCGACCGACGCCACCGACGCCCGTGACGTCGTCGCCCGGGCGGACGACGGGGAGGCCGTCGCCGTGCGTGCCGTCACGACGGCCGCCGCGGCGCTCGGGCGCGCGATCGGCGGTCTCGCGAACGTCCTCGACCCCGAGGTCGTCGTCGTCGGCGGCGGGCTCGCCGGGGCCGGACCCGCGTGGTGGGCCGCCATGGAGGGCGCGCTGCGCGCCGAGCTCATCACCCCCCTCGTCGGGCTCCCCGTGCTGCCCGCACTGCTCGGGACCGACGCCGCGCTGATCGGCGCCGCGCGGCTCGCGCTCGACCTGATCGCCGTCCCACCCGCCGCCGTCCCACCCGCCGCCGTCACACCCGGCGCACCCGAAACCGACCGGAGACCCGCATGA
- a CDS encoding amidohydrolase family protein, translating into MGRPPADAAAAGWPDVPAAAARPLTVLPGLVDLHDHGGGGASFPDATTTDEARVAIREHLAHGTTSLVASLVTAAPDTLRQRVGVLAALADAGELAGIHLEGPFLSTVRCGAQDPHLIQAPDAELVRELAAAAHGHLVTMTVAPELRGVAGDGGVSDALISAGALPSFGHTDASWEQTAAAVADARTRLAANPARRSGRPTVTHLFNGMRPLAHRSPGPIPELLAGAARGDLVVELIADGTHVDPGLVRSVFELVGAGSIALVTDAMAAAGMPDGVYRLGSQDVTVSDGVARLTHGGAIAGGTAHLLDVLRATVRAGVPLVDAVRAAATTPATVLGDPQVGALEAGRRADVLVTDDDLRVEQVLRAGVVVAP; encoded by the coding sequence GTGGGTCGGCCCCCCGCGGACGCCGCCGCCGCGGGCTGGCCGGACGTCCCCGCGGCTGCCGCACGACCCCTGACGGTCCTGCCCGGTCTCGTCGACCTGCACGACCACGGGGGCGGCGGAGCGAGCTTCCCGGACGCGACGACGACCGACGAGGCGCGCGTGGCCATCCGCGAGCACCTCGCCCACGGAACGACGAGCCTCGTGGCATCGCTGGTCACCGCCGCACCCGACACGCTGCGCCAGCGCGTGGGTGTGCTGGCCGCGCTCGCGGACGCCGGTGAGCTGGCGGGCATCCACCTCGAGGGCCCGTTCCTGTCGACGGTGCGGTGCGGCGCCCAGGACCCCCACCTCATCCAGGCGCCGGACGCCGAGCTGGTGCGCGAGCTCGCGGCGGCGGCGCACGGTCACCTCGTGACGATGACGGTCGCGCCCGAGCTGCGCGGGGTCGCCGGCGACGGCGGGGTCAGCGACGCGCTGATCTCGGCCGGGGCGCTCCCGAGCTTCGGGCACACCGACGCCTCCTGGGAGCAGACGGCGGCAGCGGTCGCCGATGCGCGCACCCGCCTCGCGGCGAACCCGGCGCGCCGCTCGGGTCGCCCCACGGTCACGCACCTGTTCAACGGGATGCGCCCACTGGCCCACCGCAGCCCGGGCCCGATCCCGGAGCTGCTCGCGGGTGCCGCGCGCGGCGACCTGGTCGTCGAGCTCATCGCCGACGGCACGCACGTCGACCCCGGGCTCGTGCGGAGCGTCTTCGAGCTGGTCGGGGCGGGCAGCATCGCGCTCGTCACGGACGCGATGGCCGCCGCCGGGATGCCGGACGGCGTGTACCGGCTCGGGTCGCAGGACGTCACGGTCTCCGACGGCGTGGCCCGGCTGACCCATGGCGGCGCGATCGCGGGCGGCACGGCGCACCTGCTCGACGTGCTGCGGGCGACGGTGCGCGCCGGGGTGCCGCTGGTGGACGCCGTGCGGGCCGCCGCGACGACTCCCGCGACGGTCCTCGGCGACCCGCAGGTCGGTGCGCTCGAGGCCGGTCGCCGCGCCGATGTGCTCGTCACGGACGACGACCTGCGGGTCGAGCAGGTCCTGCGCGCCGGGGTCGTCGTCGCGCCCTGA
- a CDS encoding Gfo/Idh/MocA family oxidoreductase, with amino-acid sequence MTLGVAVIGTGRFAREHLVALAGLPDVQVTHVVGHDLDRARELAALVPGALATSDAEAAIRDAAVDAVDVCTWTPGHAPWTIAAGRAGKHVHVEKPAALSIADLDAMIAATEGNGTSLMVGQTVRFQPAIADLQRRLARGDIGDPRLLHVSWYTGHVWPEGWRGWQYDAALSGGHPVHNGTHSVDLAVWLMGSRPVEVFTRGLRTWATGTPIPDSFQMQLRFENGSLATLELCYALRQSGELFRRVMLAGTTGTLAHSTADDPGLTSPGHPVPPASVEGALRAQLAHWVDGVQAGTPFLVTTAQARVALRTALAAQRSLVTGAPVSIDHDAPAGNDGLTTGSGR; translated from the coding sequence ATGACGCTCGGGGTCGCCGTCATCGGCACCGGCCGGTTCGCCCGCGAGCACCTCGTCGCGCTCGCCGGGCTGCCGGACGTCCAGGTCACCCACGTCGTCGGCCACGACCTCGACCGGGCCCGCGAGCTTGCGGCGCTCGTGCCCGGCGCGCTCGCCACGTCCGACGCCGAGGCCGCCATCCGGGACGCCGCCGTCGACGCGGTCGACGTGTGCACCTGGACCCCTGGCCACGCACCATGGACGATCGCCGCGGGCCGCGCCGGCAAGCACGTCCACGTCGAGAAGCCCGCCGCACTGAGCATCGCCGACCTCGACGCGATGATCGCCGCGACCGAGGGCAACGGCACCTCGCTCATGGTCGGCCAGACCGTCAGGTTCCAGCCCGCGATCGCCGACCTGCAGCGCCGGCTCGCCCGCGGCGACATCGGCGACCCGCGCCTGCTCCACGTCTCGTGGTACACCGGCCACGTGTGGCCCGAGGGCTGGCGCGGGTGGCAGTACGACGCCGCGCTGTCCGGCGGCCACCCCGTCCACAACGGCACCCACAGCGTCGACCTCGCGGTGTGGCTGATGGGCTCGCGACCCGTCGAGGTGTTCACGCGCGGCCTGCGCACGTGGGCGACCGGCACGCCGATCCCCGACAGCTTCCAGATGCAGCTCCGGTTCGAGAACGGCAGCCTCGCGACCCTCGAGCTCTGCTACGCGCTGCGCCAGAGCGGGGAGCTGTTCCGCCGCGTCATGCTCGCGGGCACGACCGGAACCCTCGCCCACAGCACTGCCGACGACCCCGGCCTCACGTCGCCCGGGCACCCGGTCCCGCCCGCGTCCGTCGAGGGAGCCCTGCGCGCGCAGCTCGCGCACTGGGTCGACGGGGTGCAGGCCGGCACGCCGTTCCTCGTGACGACCGCGCAGGCACGGGTCGCGCTGCGCACCGCGCTCGCCGCCCAACGCTCGCTCGTGACCGGGGCGCCGGTCAGCATCGACCACGACGCCCCCGCCGGGAACGACGGGCTCACGACAGGGAGCGGACGATGA
- a CDS encoding response regulator transcription factor, translated as MSIRVLIADDHDIVRSGLRMILDAQPGIEVIAEARDGREAVTLARALRPDVCLFDIRMPDVNGLEATRALAGPGVEDPMAVVVITTFDLDEYVHGALKAGARGFLLKDAGPELLTQAIHAAANGEALIAPSVTVRLLAAFANLQTGPPPAQPIERLTAREEEVLLTVAQGLTNAEIAGALSISLSTVKTHLASLMGKLGARNRVEIAMWAYETRRITT; from the coding sequence ATGAGCATCCGGGTGCTGATCGCCGACGACCATGACATCGTCCGGTCGGGGCTCCGGATGATCCTCGACGCCCAGCCCGGGATCGAGGTGATCGCCGAGGCGCGCGACGGTCGGGAGGCGGTGACGCTCGCCCGTGCGCTGCGACCGGACGTGTGCCTGTTCGACATCCGCATGCCCGACGTGAACGGGCTCGAGGCCACCCGGGCGCTCGCCGGACCGGGCGTCGAGGACCCGATGGCGGTCGTGGTCATCACCACGTTCGACCTCGACGAGTACGTCCACGGCGCCCTCAAGGCGGGAGCCCGCGGCTTCCTGCTCAAGGACGCCGGGCCCGAGCTCCTCACCCAGGCGATCCATGCGGCGGCCAACGGCGAGGCGCTCATCGCGCCGAGCGTCACGGTCCGCCTGCTGGCAGCGTTCGCGAACCTGCAGACGGGTCCGCCGCCCGCGCAGCCCATCGAACGGCTCACTGCGCGGGAGGAGGAGGTCCTCCTCACCGTGGCTCAGGGCCTGACGAACGCCGAGATCGCCGGTGCGCTGTCGATCAGCCTGAGCACCGTGAAGACGCACCTCGCCAGCCTCATGGGCAAGCTTGGCGCGCGGAACCGCGTCGAGATCGCCATGTGGGCCTACGAGACGAGACGCATCACGACCTGA
- a CDS encoding N-acetylmannosamine-6-phosphate 2-epimerase: MTILEQLHHRLVVSVQAYPGEPMRDPDTMNRIAQAAVLGGAAGIRTQGLADIALIARTVEVPVIGLWKDGDAGVFITPTLRHAVAVADAGAQIVALDGTRRARPDGLTFARTLTLLRAHTDTLVMADCGSLDDALAAADAGADIIGTTLAGYTGERPKTDGPDLELLDELVARVALPVMVEGRVHTPAQAAAALARGAFSVCVGTAITHPTTITSWFVTAIGGDAPAGTH; the protein is encoded by the coding sequence ATGACGATCCTCGAGCAGCTGCACCACCGCCTGGTCGTCTCGGTCCAGGCGTATCCCGGCGAACCGATGCGCGACCCCGACACCATGAACCGCATCGCCCAGGCGGCGGTCCTCGGCGGAGCGGCAGGCATCCGCACCCAAGGTCTCGCGGACATCGCGCTCATCGCCCGGACCGTCGAGGTGCCCGTCATCGGGCTGTGGAAGGACGGTGACGCCGGCGTCTTCATCACCCCGACGCTGCGCCACGCGGTCGCGGTGGCCGACGCCGGGGCCCAGATCGTCGCGCTCGACGGCACCCGCCGGGCACGCCCGGACGGGCTGACGTTCGCCCGGACGCTCACGCTGCTGCGGGCCCACACCGACACCCTCGTCATGGCCGACTGCGGGAGCCTCGACGACGCGCTCGCGGCCGCCGACGCCGGCGCGGACATCATCGGCACGACGCTCGCCGGCTACACGGGCGAACGGCCGAAGACCGACGGGCCCGACCTCGAGCTGCTCGACGAGCTGGTCGCGCGGGTCGCCCTGCCGGTCATGGTCGAGGGCCGGGTGCACACCCCCGCCCAGGCCGCGGCGGCACTCGCCCGCGGCGCGTTCTCCGTGTGCGTCGGGACCGCGATCACGCACCCCACGACGATCACGTCCTGGTTCGTGACCGCCATCGGCGGGGACGCCCCCGCCGGCACGCACTGA